A genomic segment from Gracilinanus agilis isolate LMUSP501 chromosome 1, AgileGrace, whole genome shotgun sequence encodes:
- the LOC123256188 gene encoding zinc finger protein 252-like, translated as MASPPGSLERSWVLPRPGLGAGGPGGTSGPGGLAPKGRAVRGLRVGSDSASVVGDPGAEGSLDPSDPAQLPEWSLGDQEIAVESLPARLPTSLMFKDVAVYLTREEWDCLGPAQRNLYRDVMLENYGNLVSLGFSVSKPDVISQLEKGEEPWVLDPQGAGEREILKSEFSDCETKTEKKELSPRQKIPEKMELQGMMLGRCKGPEFGEPCKTENQLEKHWEKPVVGVLRKSLSLEINCKPVTVISMKTSTRAKGQECNEFGRRLNLTSKRVKHQRVPRSEKIHQCATCGQTFKKNSDLINHQSIHTRGKAYKLNMYGKIPRQSSITIEHQQLHNPEKLYECNECGKAFSQNRTLIQHERIHTGEKPYECGECGKTFSRSSILTKHQRIHTGERPYKCNECGKAFSARSYFFQHRKIHSGEKPYECNDCGKAFSTRSSFIQHGKIHTGEKPHECHQCGKAFSHSSNLIHHQRIHTGEKPYKCKECEKTFSRHSHLIQHQRIHTGEKPYECNDCGKAFSARLSLIQHQRIHTGEKPYECNECGKTFSLNRTLIVHQRIHTGEKPYECNECGKSFSQRSQVIQHKRIHTGEKPYICNECGKSFSARLSLIQHQRIHTGEKPYECSECGKTFSQKGHLIQHQRIHTGEKPYECNECGKAFSQSFNLIHHQRTHNGEKPYECNECDKAFSVLSSLVQHQRVHNGEKPYECNKCGKAFSQGSHLIQHQRSHTGEKPYECNECGKTFGQISTLIKHERTHNGEKPYECNECGKAFSQSAHLIRHRRIHTGENPYECNVCGKAFNVRSSLIQHQRIHTGEKPYECNECGKAFSQHSQFIQHQRIHTGEKPYVCNECDKSFSARLSLIQHKRIHTGEKPYECSECGKSFRQSSHLIRHQRIHSGERPFTCDECGKTFSQRITLISHEKIHTRE; from the exons ATGGCGAGTCCTCCCGGAAGCCTAGAGCGGTCCTGGGTGCTCCCCAGACCCGGATTAGGCGCTGGAGGCCCGGGCGGCACTTCCGGTCCGGGTGGTCTGGCGCCCAAAGGGAGAGCGGTTCGGGGGCTGCGGGTCGGTTCAGACTCTGCCTCTGTAGTCGGGGACCCCGGCGCGGAGG gtTCACTTGATCCCTCTGATCCTGCCCAACTCCCAGAGTGGAGCCTGGGAGACCAAGAAATAGCAGTTGAGTCCTTGCCTGCTAGACTCCCG ACATCTCTGAtgttcaaggatgtggctgtgtaCCTTACCCGGGAGGAGTGGGACTGTCTTGGCCCTGCCCAGAGGAACCTCTATAGGGATGTAATGCTGGAGAATTATGGAAACCTGGTCTCGTTGG GATTCTCAGTATCCAAACCTGATGTGATTTCCCAGTTGGAAAAAGGGGAAGAGCCTTGGGTCCTGGACCCACAGggagctggagagagagagatcctaaAAAGTGAATTTTCAG ATTGTGAGaccaaaactgaaaagaaagaatTGTCTCCAAGACAAAAAATACCAGAAAAAATGGAATTACAGGGGATGATGCTAGGAAGATGCAAGGGACCTGAGTTTGGAGAGCCCTGTAAAACTGAGaatcaattagaaaaacattgggAAAAACCTGTGGTGGGAGTCCTGAGGAAATCCCTTTCCCTGGAAATAAATTGCAAGCCAGTGACAGTGATCTCCATGAAAACCTCTACGAGAGCGAAAGGTCAGGAATGTAATGAATTTGGAAGGCGCTTAAATCTGACTTCAAAACGTGTTAAACACCAGCGGGTTCCAAGAAGCGAGAAGATCCATCAATGTGCAACTTGTGGCCAAACTTTCAAAAAGAATTCAGATCTTATTAATCATCAGAGTATCCATACAAGAGGGAAAGCTTATAAACTTAATATGTATGGAAAAATACCCAGACAGAGTTCAATTACTATTGAACATCAACAACTTCACAACCCAGAGAAACTCTatgagtgtaatgaatgtggaaaagcttttagCCAGAACAGAACACTTATCCAGCAtgagagaattcatactggagagaaaccctatgagtGTGGTGAATGTGGAAAAACTTTTAGCCGCAGTTCTATCCTAACTAAACATCAGAGGATACACACTGGTGAGAGACCctacaaatgtaatgaatgtggaaaagccttcagtGCTCGTTCATACTTTTTTCAACATCGTAAAATTCATagtggagagaaaccctatgagtGTAATGACTGTGGGAAGGCCTTTAGTACTCGATCATCATTTATTCAACATGGtaaaattcatactggagagaaacctcatgaatgTCATcagtgtgggaaagcctttagtcATAGTTCTAACCTTATTcatcatcagagaattcatactggagaaaaaccctatAAGTGTAAAGAATGTGAGAAAACCTTTAGTAGGCACTCACATCTTATTCaacaccagagaattcacactggagaaaaaccataTGAGTGTAATGACTGTGGAAAAGCCTTTAGTGCACGTTTATCCCTTAttcagcatcagagaattcatactggagagaaaccatatgagtgtaatgaatgtggcaAAACATTCAGCCTAAATCGAACCCTTATTGTGCACCAAAGgattcacactggggagaaaccttatgaatgtaatgaatgtgggaagtcCTTCAGTCAGCGCTCACAAGTTATTCAACAcaagagaattcatactggagagaaaccatacatatgtaatgaatgtggaaaatccTTTAGTGCACGTCTATCTCTTATtcaacatcaaagaattcatactggagagaaaccctatgagtGTAGTGAATGTGGCAAAACCTTTAGCCAGAAAGGTCACCTTAttcagcatcagagaattcacacaggagagaaaccctatgagtgtaatgaatgtgggaaagcctttagtcAGAGTTTTAATCTTATTCACCATCAAAGAACACATaatggagagaaaccctatgaatgtaatgaGTGTGATAAAGCATTCAGTGTGCTTTCTTCCCTTGTTCAACATCAGAGAGTACATAAcggagagaaaccctatgaatgtaataaatgtgggaaagcctttagtcAGGGTTCACACCTTATTCAACATCAGAGAagtcacactggggagaaaccctatgagtgtaatgaatgtgggaaaaccttTGGCCAAATTTCAACTCTTATTAAACATGAGAGAACGCATAATGGTGAGAAACCATatgagtgtaatgaatgtggaaaagccttcagtCAGAGTGCACACCTTATTCGACATaggagaattcacactggagaaaaTCCCTATGAGTGTAATGTctgtgggaaagccttcaatGTACGTTCATCGCTTATTCAGCACCAGAGAatacacactggagagaaaccttatgagtgtaatgaatgtggaaaagccttcagtCAGCACTCACAGTTTATTCAgcaccagagaattcacactggggagaaaccttatgttTGTAATGAATGTGATAAATCTTTCAGTGCACGCTTATCACTTATCCAACataagagaattcacactggagaaaaaccctatGAATGCAGTGAATGTGGAAAATCATTTCGCCAAAGCTCTCATCTTATTCGACATCAGAGGATTCACAGTGGAGAGCGACCTTTTACATgtgatgaatgtggaaaaaccTTCAGCCAGAGAATAACTCTTATTAGTCATGAGAAGATTCACACCAGAGAATAA